A genomic window from Sphingobacterium spiritivorum includes:
- a CDS encoding MFS transporter produces MKLKTTRATTATKAIFLVCGLAISSWAPMVPYAKDRLGINDADLGILLLLLGAGAIAMMPVSGILSHKYGTRRVILVAALATAFILPLLLIISSPIWMGVSLFLFGGALGTVDVAMNAHGVQVQNSAEKPIMSSLHGLFSVGGLLGSLGLGFLIKMGLPPITAIVAICILLICIVSWNFRFLFDMHTEKELIAKFAAAPDEKKKTGVSWLQASILFLGLMCFITFLSEGAMLDWSAIFLRENKGVAPELAGVGYAAFSVAMATMRLLGDRIISRLDGKTVVVGGSVIAAAGIFIAVAASWLPLTLFGFILLGIGAANIVPVFFSEGGRIRNVPATIAIPVISTMGYAGQLAGPAMLGYISFRFSIDTAFLLIAFLMLIVALTYGLRKPSKI; encoded by the coding sequence ATGAAACTCAAAACAACAAGGGCCACTACTGCAACCAAAGCTATATTTCTGGTTTGCGGATTAGCCATTTCCAGTTGGGCGCCTATGGTTCCTTATGCCAAGGACAGATTAGGAATTAATGATGCTGATCTTGGAATCCTGCTTTTGCTTTTGGGTGCCGGAGCTATCGCTATGATGCCCGTCAGTGGAATTCTTTCACACAAATACGGTACACGCCGGGTTATACTGGTGGCAGCACTGGCCACGGCTTTTATCCTGCCTTTACTGCTGATTATCAGCTCGCCAATATGGATGGGTGTTTCCTTATTCCTTTTCGGAGGAGCGCTCGGTACTGTAGATGTTGCCATGAACGCACACGGGGTACAGGTACAGAATAGTGCTGAAAAACCAATTATGTCTTCCCTTCACGGACTTTTCAGTGTTGGCGGATTATTGGGATCATTGGGCTTAGGTTTTCTGATTAAGATGGGACTTCCCCCTATCACCGCCATTGTCGCTATCTGTATTTTACTCATCTGTATTGTCTCCTGGAATTTCAGGTTTTTGTTTGATATGCACACAGAGAAGGAATTGATTGCAAAATTTGCGGCTGCACCGGACGAAAAGAAAAAGACGGGTGTATCCTGGCTACAGGCAAGTATACTGTTTTTGGGGCTGATGTGCTTTATCACTTTTCTTTCTGAAGGGGCAATGTTAGACTGGAGTGCAATATTCCTTCGGGAAAATAAAGGTGTAGCACCGGAGCTTGCCGGTGTTGGCTATGCCGCATTCTCTGTAGCCATGGCAACCATGCGCCTGTTAGGTGACCGTATTATTTCCCGATTAGACGGGAAGACAGTTGTAGTAGGCGGATCAGTCATCGCTGCTGCAGGTATCTTTATTGCTGTAGCTGCTTCCTGGCTACCGCTTACGCTGTTCGGATTTATACTTTTGGGAATCGGTGCTGCGAATATTGTTCCTGTATTCTTTAGCGAAGGCGGACGCATCCGGAATGTTCCGGCCACTATCGCAATACCGGTTATCAGTACCATGGGATATGCAGGTCAGCTGGCTGGTCCGGCAATGCTAGGTTATATATCCTTCCGTTTTTCGATAGATACGGCATTTTTGCTGATTGCCTTCCTGATGCTTATCGTAGCTCTGACATACGGATTGCGAAAGCCGTCTAAAATCTGA
- a CDS encoding VOC family protein: protein MKIEHLAIWVADLERMKNFYIKYFAAVAEEKYINEKKQYMAYFLQFSEGGTRLELMNRPDIFPATCRGIMEGLTHFAITVGSKEDVDSMTERLRRDGYTIYSEPRITGDGYYESVVFDPEGNHLELIAA from the coding sequence ATGAAAATAGAACATTTGGCCATATGGGTAGCAGATCTGGAAAGAATGAAAAACTTCTATATAAAATATTTTGCTGCTGTGGCGGAGGAGAAATATATAAATGAGAAAAAACAGTATATGGCTTATTTCCTGCAATTTTCTGAAGGGGGTACCCGTCTGGAACTGATGAACAGGCCGGATATCTTTCCTGCTACATGCCGGGGGATTATGGAAGGGCTTACGCATTTTGCGATTACTGTAGGAAGTAAGGAGGATGTGGATAGCATGACAGAAAGATTGCGCAGGGACGGATATACGATCTACAGTGAACCCCGGATTACCGGAGACGGGTATTATGAGAGTGTAGTGTTTGATCCCGAGGGTAATCATCTGGAGCTTATTGCTGCTTAA
- a CDS encoding DoxX family protein, which translates to MRNRKISTIQHIARIALGLFLLFAGIGHLSFARLEFRAQVPPWVPMDVDLVVILSGIAEIGLALLILIWGHRKNWIPWFVALFFIAVFPGNIAQYTEQRDAFGLNTDGLRLFRLFMQPVLIIWALWSMDAFHKRKHSLRRQYK; encoded by the coding sequence ATGAGAAACAGAAAGATATCAACGATTCAACATATTGCCCGTATTGCATTGGGATTATTTCTTCTATTTGCGGGTATCGGTCATCTGAGTTTTGCCCGTTTGGAATTTCGTGCACAAGTACCGCCATGGGTTCCGATGGATGTAGATCTGGTTGTCATCCTGTCCGGTATTGCAGAGATCGGGCTTGCCTTACTGATCCTTATCTGGGGACATCGTAAAAACTGGATCCCCTGGTTTGTAGCACTGTTCTTTATTGCTGTTTTTCCGGGCAACATAGCACAATACACAGAACAGAGGGACGCTTTCGGATTAAATACCGACGGACTCCGGCTGTTTCGGCTATTTATGCAGCCTGTACTTATTATCTGGGCACTATGGAGTATGGATGCTTTTCACAAAAGAAAACACAGTTTGCGAAGACAATACAAATAA
- a CDS encoding DeoR/GlpR family DNA-binding transcription regulator → MLKEERFDHILTVLRDSGKVGYTPLSADLSVSEDTIRRDIDTLSDRGLLVKVRGGAILPAKNPLNFQDRSSYFTTEKEIIALKTQPFIKAGQTIFMDGGTTICEIAAHLPAHSNFRVITNNQALIPLLSVYKGIEIIVLGGIYNREAQVNIGLQTCEEVRTYVADLYLMGACAIQYQYGITAGTKEERDLKQAMLKSSLQQIVVSHTDKLNSTYPFKVCDVSDVDTLITEAASDDKRLDDFRGSGIQLV, encoded by the coding sequence ATGTTAAAGGAAGAACGTTTTGATCATATTCTGACTGTTCTGAGGGATTCTGGAAAAGTGGGATATACTCCGCTTTCAGCTGATCTTTCTGTTTCAGAAGATACGATCAGAAGAGATATAGATACCCTGTCAGACCGGGGACTGCTTGTAAAAGTAAGGGGCGGGGCTATACTGCCGGCCAAAAATCCGCTTAATTTTCAGGACCGCAGCTCTTATTTCACTACAGAAAAGGAGATCATTGCCTTGAAAACGCAACCATTTATCAAAGCCGGACAGACGATATTTATGGACGGAGGTACGACTATTTGCGAGATTGCAGCTCATTTGCCTGCTCATTCAAATTTCAGAGTTATTACCAATAATCAGGCTTTGATTCCTCTGCTATCCGTATACAAAGGGATAGAAATTATTGTTTTGGGAGGAATTTACAACCGGGAGGCGCAGGTAAACATCGGTTTACAAACCTGTGAAGAAGTACGTACATATGTGGCCGATCTGTATCTGATGGGGGCCTGTGCTATTCAATATCAGTACGGTATTACTGCCGGCACTAAAGAAGAACGAGATCTAAAACAAGCTATGTTAAAGTCTTCCTTGCAACAGATCGTGGTGAGCCATACGGATAAACTGAACAGTACGTATCCGTTTAAAGTATGCGATGTGTCGGATGTAGATACCTTGATAACGGAAGCAGCAAGTGATGATAAGCGGCTGGATGATTTTCGCGGGTCGGGAATTCAGTTGGTTTAA
- a CDS encoding DinB family protein — MKKATEPEVWMRGPIAGVPGLLQPVAHALLQAQEDITDAVKGIDEQSLWQRPSGVASIGFHLQHMIGVIDRMFTYAQDRPLSEQQLSYLAKEGLVDPTVTVESLLLQLEIQLQSAISQLCSTDTDQLTAIRYLGRKRIPTTLTGLLFHAAEHTQRHTGQLLVTARVLICPPF, encoded by the coding sequence ATGAAAAAGGCAACAGAACCTGAAGTGTGGATGCGGGGGCCGATTGCCGGCGTACCAGGGTTATTGCAGCCTGTCGCGCACGCCCTTTTACAGGCGCAGGAAGATATTACTGATGCTGTAAAAGGCATAGATGAACAGAGCCTCTGGCAACGTCCTTCCGGAGTTGCGTCTATAGGATTTCACTTACAGCATATGATCGGAGTTATAGACCGTATGTTTACCTATGCACAGGATCGTCCGCTTTCTGAGCAGCAATTGAGCTATCTGGCAAAGGAGGGCCTGGTAGATCCCACAGTGACTGTAGAAAGTCTCCTGCTCCAACTGGAAATACAACTGCAATCCGCTATCTCCCAATTGTGCAGTACGGATACTGATCAGCTGACTGCTATCCGCTATCTGGGTCGTAAGCGTATACCGACGACTTTAACGGGCTTGCTTTTCCATGCAGCAGAGCATACACAGCGTCATACGGGACAATTACTCGTAACGGCAAGAGTACTGATATGTCCCCCTTTTTAG